A window from Peromyscus eremicus chromosome 5, PerEre_H2_v1, whole genome shotgun sequence encodes these proteins:
- the Dus2 gene encoding tRNA-dihydrouridine(20) synthase [NAD(P)+]-like isoform X3, with product MGCPKEYSTKGGMGAALLSDPDKIEKILSTLVKGTHRPVTCKIRILPSLEDTLNLVKRIEKTGISAIAVHGRNREERPQHPVSCEVIRAIAETLSIPVIANGGSHDHIQQHVDIEDFRQATAASSVMVARAAMWNPSIFLKDGLRPLEEVMQKYIRYAVQYDNHYTNTKYCLCQMLREQLESPQGRLLHAAQSSQEICEAFGLGAFYEETIRELDARRADLLAKTPEAVEEPAEDTSGIIKMAIRFDRRAYPPQITPKMCLLEWCRREKLPQPVYETVQRPLDRMFCSLVTVAEQKYQSTLWDKSKKLAEQTAAIVCLRSQGLPEGRLGEESPSLNKRKREAPDQDPGGPRVQEPALPGEICKKPFVTLGTSEDNLLEGC from the exons ATCCTCAGCACTCTCGTTAAAGGAACACACAGACCTGTGACCTGTAAAATCCGAATCCTGCCATCG CTAGAAGATACCCTGAACCTTGTGAAGCGAATAGAGAAGACTGGCATTTCAGCCATTGCAGTTCATGGGAG GAATCGGGAGGAACGGCCTCAGCACCCTGTCAGCTGTGAAGTTATAAGAGCCATCGCTGAAACCCTCTCCATTCCTGTCATAGCCAA TGGAGGCTCTCATGACCACATCCAGCAACATGTGGACATAGAGGACTTTCGACAAGCTACAGCTGCCTCTTCAGTGATGGTGGCTCGAGCAGCCATGTGGAACCCCTCTATCTTCCTCAAGGACGGCCTTCGTCCCCTGGAGGAGGTCATGCAGAAGTACATCAGATAT GCGGTGCAGTATGATAACCACTACACCAACACCAAATACTGCTTGTGCCAGATGCTTCGGGAACAGCTGGAGTCGCCCCAGGGAAGGTTGCTCCATGCTGCCCAGTCTTCCCAGGAAATTTG TGAGGCCTTTGGCCTTGGTGCCTTCTATGAGGAGACCATTCGGGAGCTAGATGCCCGGCGAGCTGACCTTTTGGCTAAGACTCCAGAGGCAGTTGAAGAGCCAGCTGAAGACACTTCTGGCATCATTAAGATGGCTATCAGGTTTGACCG GAGAGCATACCCACCCCAAATTACCCCCAAGATGTGCCTGCTGGAATGGTGTCGGAGAGAGAAGTTGCCACAGCCTGTGTATGAAACA GTTCAACGACCTTTAGATCGCATGTTCTGTTCTCTTGTCACCGTTGCAGAACAAAAGTACCAGTCCACATTGTG GGACAAGTCCAAGAAACTAGCAGAGCAGACTGCAGCCATTGTCTGTCTGCGGAGCCAGGGCCTCCCTGAGGGTCGACTGGGTGAGGAGAGCCCCTCCTTGAACAAGCGCAAGCGAGAGGCCCCTGACCAAGATCCTGGAGGCCCCAGAGTTCAGGAGCCAGCACTACCTGGGGAGATATGCAAGAAGCCATTTGTTACCCTGGGAACTAGTGAAGATAATCTCCTGGAAGGATGTTGA